TGGAAGCGCTGGATATGGCTCTCGGCAGAGGCGGCGATCAGGCGGCGCTCCGCAACGCCGACGGCTTCGAGTTCTACGGAGGCAAGTCCCGCGGAGTCGAGAAGCTGACGAAGGTCAAGACGCGCGTCATCGCCACCGAAATACAGGGCGTTATTTCAGACTCCGACAACTGTCTGATTATGGGACATAAGTACTCGGATTACGACGCCATAGGCTCGGCGATCGGAATGTACCGCGCCTGCATAAACACGGGTAAGCAGGCTCACATCGTCGTAGACAAGAACTCCACGCTCGCGGGTGACATGATCGAAGCGTACGGAGAAATGAGCGAATACAGACACGTCTTTGTCGCTCCGGATAAGGCGGCCGACCTGATAACTCAGAATACGCTGCTGATAGTCGTTGACGCGCACCTTATCGAGCATATAGAATCGAAGCGCATTTACGACGCCTGCGAAAAGGTCATAGTCATCGACCACCACCGCAAGGGAGTCGACTACATCGACAGAGCCGCGGTTTTCTGCCACGAGCCGTTCGCGTCGTCTGCCAGTGAAATAGTCACCGAGCTCGTGCAGTATATGAACAACGTCCAGCTTATAAAGACCGACGCCGAAGCGCTGCTGACCGGCATAATGCTCGACACCAAAAAGTTCTCCGTCCGTACCGGCGTGCGCACCTTCGACGCGGCTGCGTACCTGAAAAAGTGCGGCGCCGACTCCGCCGAGGCGCAGAAATACTTTGCCAAGGATATGCGCGAGTATAAGTTCATGTACGAGGTCATCTCGAACGCGAGGGAATACAAGGGCTGCGCGATCGCGGTCTGCCGAGGTAAACGCGCCGCCGAATACAAGGTCATGGCGGTGCAGGCGACAGACGAGCTGCTGAACATAAACGAATTCAAGGCCTCGTTCCTCGTCTACGAGGAAAGCTACGGAGTCAGCGTATCCGCCCGTTCGATGGGCGCGATAAACGTTCAGGTCATAATGGAAAAGCTCGGCGGCGGCGGCCATCACACTATGGCGGGCGCGCAGTTCGAGAACGCTTCGGTGGACGAGATCTACGAGCGGCTCTGCGACGCCATCGACGAGTATATGAAGGTCAACAAGTAGTTTTAAGAAAGGGAGACGCGCTATGAAGGTCATACTCAAAGAAGACGTAAAGGGCTCCGGCAAAAAAGGCGAGCTCGTGAACGTGGCGGACGGTTACGCCCGCAATTTCCTCATTCCCAAGGGGCTGGCGATCGAAGCCAACGCGACGAACCTCAACGTTTATAACGAACAGAAGGCCGCCGCGAAATACCGCGCCGACGAGGAGAAAAAAGAAGCGGAGCGCATAGCGGGAATGCTGAACGGCGCGAAACTGACCGTCAACATCAAGGCGTCCAAAAACGGCAAGCTTTTCGGCTCGCTGACATCCAAGGAGGTCTCCGCGGCGATTTCCGAGCAGTTCGGCGTCGACGTAGACAAGCGCAAGATCGAGCTGCCCGCCGTCAAGGAAGTCGGCGAAACGGAAGCTAAGCTGAAACTGTATCAGGGCATTTCCGCCGCTCTTAAGATCGACGTTGTCGGGCAGGAGTTCTGATCGTCCTTCCGCTCGCAAATAACAGCACAGACAGAAGGTGTTCAAGTGGCATTTGAAGATATAAAATACCCTTACAGCCTCGAGGCTGAGCAGGCGGTGCTCGGCGCTCTTGTGGTGGATCCGGATCTTATCAACGATATAGCTCTGCTGCTTCATCCGGACTGTTTCTATATACAGGAGCATGCGGCGATCTATGAGATCCTGATAAAGATGAGCGATCTCAACAAGCCGATAGACTTCGTCACGCTGCTCGAGGAGGTCAAGGCGGCGGGCGTTTACCGCGACGACGACGAGGCGAAGGAATACCTCGTCAACCTTGCGCAGACCGTCCCGACGTCGCACAACGTCAAGAACTACGCCAAGATAGTTGCGGACGACTATATCCTGCGTTCGCTGATTACCGCCTCCCGCGATAATATAAACGACGCCACCGACAGGGGAGCCGAAGTCCGCGAGGTAATGGATTCCGCCGAGAACCGTATCTACGGCATAATGAACGACCGCAACCGCATCCGCCTGACTCCCATAAGCGAGGCGATGCAGGCTTCGCTCAAGAGCATGGAGGATCTTTCCGACCCCGAGAAGCGCGGAGATATAATGGGCGTCAAGACCGGTTTTTCATCCATCGATCAGTACATAACCGGTATGAGGAAGTCCGATCTCGTGTTCGTCGCCGGCCGCCCCGGCTTCGGTAAAACGTCTCTCGCGCTGAACATTGCGACAAACGTCGCCAAAGCTGGTAAAGGCGTCGCGTACTTCTCGCTCGAAATGTCCGCCGAACAGCTCGCGACGAGGGTGCTTGCGAGCGAGGCGATGGTGGACAGCAAAAAAATGCTCCGCGGCGAGCTTGAGGACGAGGACTGGATAAAACTCTCCAACGTCTGCGGATCGCTTTCAAAGGCGCCGATCTACTTCGACGACACCTCAAACATAACCATCACGGAGATGAAGGCGAAACTCAGACGCTTGAACAGTATAGGAAAAATAGGACTTGTGATAATCGACTACCTGCAGCTGATGTCCACCGGCAGGCACAGCGACAACCGCGCCAACGAAGTTCAGGAGCTGACCAGAAATATGAAGACGATGGCCAGCGAGCTCGGAGTCGCGGTGCTCTGCTGCGCGCAGCTCAACCGCGAAGCGGCGAAGCGCTCAATGAGCACGAAGGGTGAAACGAGGCCGGTGCTTTCAGACCTGCGTGAATCCGGCTCCATCGAGCAGGACGCCGATATGGTAATGCTGCTTTTCAAAAAGAACGAAAACTCCTATGAGGAGTCGGAGGATAAGGACACCGTCGAATGCATCGTCGCGAAAAACCGTCACGGCGAGACCGGCACGGGCTTGCTCCGCTGGATAGGTAAATACACGCGCTTCGTATCCATAGATACGAAAAGGGAACAGTAATGAAAGAATCGGTCCTCGAAAAAGTCAGAGCGTATATCTCCGAAACGCATATGATTTACGCCGGAGATAAGGTGCTGCTCGCGCTTTCGGGCGGAGCGGACTCCGTCGCGATGGCGCATATTATGCTGACTCTTTCGGAGGAAACGGGGTTTTCCGTCTGCGCGGCGCACCTCAACCACTGCCTGCGCGGGGAGGAATCCGACTACGACGAGCTGTTCGTCCGCAATTTCTGCGAGGCTAACGGTCTTGAACTGAAGGTCGAGCGCGACGACGTCGCCGCGCTTGCCGCCGCGTCGAAGCGCGGGATAGAGG
This is a stretch of genomic DNA from Clostridia bacterium. It encodes these proteins:
- a CDS encoding DHH family phosphoesterase, producing the protein MKNKLFRFLNTDLIFQLCVYTAICVVCYIFMGFTKLFFIVLGIVLFGLLVQMLRKWAISRNVVSKLKSLVRTLETAESGSDSMFPMPTVIVGKNGNIAWYNELFFAYVLGGADAMDSPFSAITGELDYRALGVDTGAGECCFDGRYYMVYAAGNNSRSEKMRAYYFSDITELKETAIEYELSRPAVAHISFDSYNELMKSVKDSEKTILAGRMELIVHEGLEKYGGAMLKTAPDHYVLVFEQRHIPEMKEAKFDLLDKTRELSGGENSLSTISIGIGYGGDGFAACDEMAVEALDMALGRGGDQAALRNADGFEFYGGKSRGVEKLTKVKTRVIATEIQGVISDSDNCLIMGHKYSDYDAIGSAIGMYRACINTGKQAHIVVDKNSTLAGDMIEAYGEMSEYRHVFVAPDKAADLITQNTLLIVVDAHLIEHIESKRIYDACEKVIVIDHHRKGVDYIDRAAVFCHEPFASSASEIVTELVQYMNNVQLIKTDAEALLTGIMLDTKKFSVRTGVRTFDAAAYLKKCGADSAEAQKYFAKDMREYKFMYEVISNAREYKGCAIAVCRGKRAAEYKVMAVQATDELLNINEFKASFLVYEESYGVSVSARSMGAINVQVIMEKLGGGGHHTMAGAQFENASVDEIYERLCDAIDEYMKVNK
- a CDS encoding 50S ribosomal protein L9, producing MKVILKEDVKGSGKKGELVNVADGYARNFLIPKGLAIEANATNLNVYNEQKAAAKYRADEEKKEAERIAGMLNGAKLTVNIKASKNGKLFGSLTSKEVSAAISEQFGVDVDKRKIELPAVKEVGETEAKLKLYQGISAALKIDVVGQEF
- the dnaB gene encoding replicative DNA helicase; translation: MTAQTEGVQVAFEDIKYPYSLEAEQAVLGALVVDPDLINDIALLLHPDCFYIQEHAAIYEILIKMSDLNKPIDFVTLLEEVKAAGVYRDDDEAKEYLVNLAQTVPTSHNVKNYAKIVADDYILRSLITASRDNINDATDRGAEVREVMDSAENRIYGIMNDRNRIRLTPISEAMQASLKSMEDLSDPEKRGDIMGVKTGFSSIDQYITGMRKSDLVFVAGRPGFGKTSLALNIATNVAKAGKGVAYFSLEMSAEQLATRVLASEAMVDSKKMLRGELEDEDWIKLSNVCGSLSKAPIYFDDTSNITITEMKAKLRRLNSIGKIGLVIIDYLQLMSTGRHSDNRANEVQELTRNMKTMASELGVAVLCCAQLNREAAKRSMSTKGETRPVLSDLRESGSIEQDADMVMLLFKKNENSYEESEDKDTVECIVAKNRHGETGTGLLRWIGKYTRFVSIDTKREQ